The following proteins are encoded in a genomic region of Maniola jurtina chromosome 17, ilManJurt1.1, whole genome shotgun sequence:
- the LOC123873521 gene encoding 5-methylcytosine rRNA methyltransferase NSUN4, giving the protein MITISSIWKSAPTKTYLILQARYKSKTHWAKLKKKTGPKHKALNHFDEFYGSVFGNKWEPIREALLRKSKYVAVVNNYGDSEATMEDLAKRGAHCLENLMSIQKEFHDQYDPQKEPPPTQSTSPNNYDNYIAKLQSEEIANIYPQGENVPEKVELSEDRVLRSSSEEEVKEGHKSAPNLNQAIEEAQLDHSRIIEPSMGISSEALYQYVPATKLKGLDEWVPESLHYSFMSNREGDFPLVIEPETQFVYPEHLKVMTYEMNSEYDKFPEPKRCQTGVFNYYPMDCGSVLSVLALCLSPGDRVLDLCAAPGGKALVALQTLLPDVLLCNDVSISRANRIERIFRDYLMDFETGNKWRERVLLTRRDGRDFVDDHGFDKVLVDVPCTTDRHSVMEDDNNIFRADRVKERLRIPELQSQLLLNALRVVKVGGAVVYSTCSLSPAQNDGVVHSALKAAFQGHGIMAAVRDISAPFRALSSTLRLATGAIKPKYGQLVVPDVAANFGPSYIARLVRVK; this is encoded by the exons ATGATAACAATTTCGAGTATCTGGAAGAGTGCTCCAACgaaaacttatttaattttgcaAGCGAGATATAAATCCAAAACACATTGG gctaaattaaaaaagaagacTGGTCCAAAACATAAGGCACTGAATCATTTCGATGAATTCTACGGCTCTGTTTTTGGTAATAAATGGGAGCCGATAAGGGAAGCTCTGTTGCGTAAATCCAAGTATGTCGCTGTGGTAAACAATTACGGTGATTCAGAAGCTACCATGGAAGATCTAGCTAAGAGAG GAGCTCACTGTCTCGAAAACCTCATGTCAATACAGAAGGAATTTCATGACCAATACGACCCACAAAAGGAACCTCCTCCAACACAGAGTACAAGTCCAAACAATTATGATAACTATATAGCTAAGTTACAGAGTGAGGAGATAGCTAATATTTATCCACAAGGGGAGAATGTTCCAGAAAAGGTAGAGTTGAGTGAGGATAGAGTATTGAGAAGTAGCAGTGAGGAAGAAGTTAAGGAAGGCCA CAAATCAGCACCAAATCTCAATCAAGCAATAGAAGAAGCCCAACTAGATCATTCTAGAATCATTGAGCCCTCTATGGGGATATCATCCGAGGCTCTGTACCAGTATGTGCCAGCAACCAAGCTAAAAGGGCTGGACGAATGGGTGCCAGAATCTCTGCACTATTCTTTTATGTCTAATA GAGAAGGAGACTTCCCTCTAGTAATAGAACCAGAAACTCAATTCGTATACCCCGAGCATTTGAAAGTGATGACGTATGAAATGAATAGCGAATACGACAAGTTCCCAGAACCTAAGAGATGTCAAACAG GTGTGTTCAACTACTACCCAATGGATTGTGGCAGCGTGCTATCAGTGCTAGCACTGTGCCTGTCCCCGGGCGACAGGGTGCTGGACCTGTGCGCGGCGCCGGGGGGCAAAGCCCTGGTCGCGTTGCAGACTCTACTGCCGGACGTGCTGCTCTGCAACGACGTCTCCATATCCAGGGCTAACAG GATAGAACGTATATTCCGCGATTACTTGATGGACTTCGAGACAGGCAACAAGTGGCGCGAGCGCGTGCTGCTCACGCGCCGCGACGGACGAGACTTTGTCGACGACCATGGCTTTGACAAG GTACTGGTAGATGTGCCGTGcaccacagacagacattcgGTGATGGAAGACGACAATAACATCTTCCGAGCCGACCGAGTCAAGGAAAGGCTGAGGATACCGGAATTGCAGTCACAGCTGTTACT GAACGCGCTTCGAGTGGTGAAGGTGGGCGGCGCGGTGGTGTACTCCACGTGCTCGCTGAGCCCCGCACAGAATGACGGTGTGGTGCACTCCGCGCTCAAGGCGGCCTTCCAGGGCCACGGCATCATGGCCGCCGTCAG ggacATATCAGCCCCCTTCAGGGCGCTAAGCAGCACATTGCGCCTAGCAACCGGAGCCATTAAACCAAAGTACGGCCAACTCGTAGTACCAGATGTAGCGGCTAACTTTGGACCCTCCTATATCGCAAGACTTGTTAGAGTTAAGTAG
- the LOC123873517 gene encoding uncharacterized protein LOC123873517: protein MDNGKLEMVPPGTVHLDTVRTLHQTVVSLRTALEISKNELKELKEKYQEHSRCIEYTDIIEKLALENHILRRRIIDSGVDRDPSQNINLEVSYTPKTGHTDEYCDSEVIIKTASTEKESTFEDVQTHAEEPTKSAERLEEILEESKSESIVSENLNFPNATSSPVQDIEESEPVSEVSIPKEDTNLNGPNFKTKLELLSKFDVKIKVRTLKEGSIISSTTSDSDSTLEEKKEKVFERSSESRGSFQFEEHREHFENLKNPKGDTINLKSAATENVKMAVPNEAEVKSKTDKFDVQVRITSEENLVIKEAADRARRKDTLNLDVDNLSLRSLSDGDNSVFSEGGTTPLEHRAPDEKQEQENASGNESEEVDDIELIFTTDESKDMSNLQEDLVSIRETDQWAPASASTTHSTPVLIKFHTLDPDFQPGNEFHDTKKENRENTRKISETSLRMKRVSLPNDKEIRHVGFSEKGSLDLPGRGILKSCDNKSDNMLYRKSPNTSTRRLDSVDSLTGEYNRGLSFDHKSSSFELGSSLDVLHREESVDSFYNKTRMGHRFSVFAETDISKCGISEDDLASNLNVRRNTCPNPFAYRPLSRGVPRTASKVTSRPRPVIYQGYAARRESGAQTDVSALPPRWTSDGYLAYKMTSTPPSVVPTLPQRAAATRRLTVPDARPPPLQRRSDEARRVLLSDIGFTSMVPELSRSAEPLWTLRRTTTPAPLPETPNSPISRYRYRSPCLSVDRSHDWIQQTNAPSNKGVPWRGSLPDVRRDDTDELLRETEAFLRRSIDNLQTTDFQDSGSDRTGQPYIPAEARQLRLGHAVKLITPQGRLAVGRVRYVGLAGGTAAKSGVMIGAEFSLTQYPGIPRNDGTYQGRRYFLTPPQYTAIFVPFSKVVMAWAN from the exons ATGGACAACGGTAAGCTGGAAATGGTTCCCCCTGGGACTGTGCACTTGGACACAGTGAGAACTCTACATCAGACCGTAGTCTCCTTGAGGACTGCCCTCGAAATATCCAAGAATGAACTGAAGGAATTGAAAGAAAAATATCAAGAACATTCACGCTGTATTGAGTACACTGATATTATAGAAAAACTTGCTCTAGAAAATCACATTTTGAGACGTAGGATAATAGATTCAGGTGTAGACAGAGATCcttcacaaaatataaatttagaAGTATCTTATACTCCAAAAACAGGTCATACTGATGAGTATTGTGACAGTGAAGTGATAATTAAAACTGCATCTACCGAAAAAGAAAGCACATTTGAGGACGTACAAACACACGCCGAAGAGCCCACTAAATCAGCTGAAAGATTAGAAGAAATTCTTGAAGAATCCAAATCAGAATCAATTGTATCAGAGAATTTAAATTTTCCAAATGCAACAAGTAGTCCAGTTCAAGATATTGAAGAATCTGAACCTGTCAGTGAAGTATCCATTCCCAAAGAAGATACGAACTTAAACGGTCCCAATTTCAAAACGAAATTAGAACTTCTATCGAAGTTTGATGTGAAAATTAAAGTTAGGACTCTAAAAGAAGGCAGCATTATATCAAGCACAACTTCGGACAGTGACTCTACTTTAGAGGAGAAAAAAGAGAAGGTATTCGAGAGATCTAGTGAATCGAGAGGCAGTTTTCAGTTTGAAGAACATAGAGAACATTTTGAGAATTTAAAGAATCCCAAAGGCGATACGATAAATTTGAAATCAGCAGCGACTGAAAACGTAAAAATGGCAGTACCTAATGAGGCTGAGGTGAAATCCAAAACTGATAAGTTCGATGTACAAGTGCGTATAACATCTGAAGAGAACCTCGTCATCAAGGAAGCTGCTGATAGAGCAAGACGGAAAGACACGCTTAATTTGGATGTGGACAATTTGAGTCTTCG CTCGCTTTCCGACGGCGACAATTCAGTGTTTTCCGAAGGCGGAACAACCCCATTAGAGCACCGAGCGCCCGACGAGAAGCAAGAGCAGGAAAACGCTAGCGGCAACGAGTCTGAGGAAGTGGACGATATAGAACTCATCTTCACGACGGATGAATCCAAGGATATGAGCAATTTGCAG GAGGACCTCGTCTCAATACGCGAAACAGATCAATGGGCACCAGCCTCCGCATCCACTACTCATTCAACACCCGTTCTAATAAAGTTCCATACCTTGGACCCCGATTTCCAACCAGGAAATGAATTCCATGACACCAAAAAGGAGAACCGAGAAAATACTCGTAAGATATCTGAAACATCTCTAAGAATGAAAAGGGTGTCGCTACCAAACGATAAGGAGATCAGGCATGTCGGTTTTTCTGAGAAAGGAAGTCTTGATTTACCTGGACGGGGAATTCTGAAGAGTTGTGATAATAAATCTGATAATATGTTGTATAGGAAAAGCCCTAATACTAGCACAAGAAGGTTGGACAGTGTTGATAGTTTAACTGGAGAGTATAATAGGGGGTTGAGTTTCGACCATAAATCCTCAAGTTTTGAGCTCGGTTCAAGCTTAGATGTTCTACATAGAGAGGAAAGCGTGGACAGCTTTTATAATAAAACGAGGATGGGTCACAGGTTTTCGGTGTTCGCTGAAACTGATATATCGAAGTGCGGGATCTCTGAGGACGATCTTGCTAGTAATTTGAATGTGAGGCGGAATACGTGCCCAAATCCTTTCGCGTACAG GCCTCTATCCCGCGGCGTGCCCCGTACTGCCAGTAAGGTGACCAGTCGCCCGCGCCCCGTCATATACCAGGGCTACGCGGCTCGTAGAGAGAGCGGTGCCCAGACTGATGTGTCCGCTTTGCCTCCCAGGTGGACATCCGATGGTTATCTTGCTTATAAG ATGACGTCAACGCCGCCGTCAGTAGTGCCAACGTTACCGCAACGCGCGGCCGCCACGCGACGGCTAACCGTTCCAGACGCTCGACCGCCACCTCTACAGCGCCGGTCTGATGAGGCTCGAAGAGTTCTGCTGAGTGATATAG GTTTCACATCTATGGTTCCCGAGTTATCCCGCTCAGCAGAACCGTTGTGGACATTGCGCCGTACGACGACGCCTGCGCCGCTGCCTGAGACACCTAACTCTCCAATATCACG GTATCGTTATCGTTCGCCGTGCCTCAGTGTAGACCGGAGTCACGACTGGATACAACAAACCAATGCACCATCCAATAAAG GAGTGCCATGGCGAGGATCGTTACCAGATGTGCGTCGAGATGACACTGATGAGTTGTTGCGGGAGACCGAGGCTTTTCTACGTCGGTCTATTGATAATCTACAGACAACTGATTTTCAGG ACAGTGGCAGTGATCGGACAGGACAACCTTATATTCCTGCTGAAGCACGACAGTTACGTCTAGGACACGCGGTCAAACTTATCACGCCACAAGGAAGACTTGCTGTGGGACGAGTCAG ATACGTTGGGCTAGCGGGTGGCACCGCCGCTAAGAGCGGTGTCATGATTGGCGCGGAGTTTTCCTTGACCCAATACCCGGGGATTCCCCGGAACGATGGCACATATCAAGGAAGGAGGTACTTCCTTACCCCACCGCAGTATACCGCAATATTCGTACCGTTTTCTAAAGTTGTGATGGCATGGGCAAATTAA
- the LOC123873531 gene encoding uncharacterized protein LOC123873531, giving the protein MHFIIFTAFLAMASAMPSFIAVPADQIAFVDLTQLRARRLPRQTLPEALYEHNYHPVPLQNYKQGTVALAPPPAPEAIARLQTKPQDEESSPANASAVAQIAERPPDFGEYVDFGAHTGDNGAFGWYADYPVRK; this is encoded by the exons ATG CATTTCATAATCTTCACGGCGTTCCTCGCTATGGCCTCTGCCATGCCGTCATTCATAGCAGTGCCGGCGGATCAGATAGCTTTTGTAGACCTCACACAGTTACGAGCTAGAAGATTACCAAGACAGACCTTACCTGAAGCATTGTATGAACACAACTACCATCCAGTACCGTTGCAGAATTATAAGCAAGGAA CCGTAGCCCTCGCCCCACCTCCTGCGCCAGAAGCCATTGCAAGGTTACAAACTAAACCTCAAGATGAAGAGTCTAGCCCAGCAAACGCAAGCGCAGTAGCTCAAATAGCGGAAAGACCACCTGACTTTGGAGAATATGTTGATTTTGGGGCCCATACCGGTGATAATGGTGCTTTTGGGTGGTACGCAGACTACCCTGTTAGGAAATAG